Genomic DNA from Trypanosoma brucei brucei TREU927 chromosome 9, whole genome shotgun sequence:
TGCTCCACTCAGCAGATGGTAACATACCGCGTGCCAAAGCTTCGCTTGCGACTTATGAAGGTTGACCTTGTTGAGGCAATACAATACTTTGAGTGCGGAGTCAAGCGAATCACGCAGGACGAAGGCGCAAACGACAAAATATGTGGAGAAACAGTGGTGGGCGCGGTAGGGAGACCCGCAGTTGTGGCGTACCACTTGCCTTTTGGCGTTGCAGCGGTTGACAAACCTGCGGGTATGAGCACCACCCTTCATGTGGGGCACCCTCACTTGCTCGATTTTTTGGCAGGGAACCTCCCGTGGAAAGGACCTAGTGCGCCCGTGCTGTTTCAGCATGGACTTGTTAACCGTATCGACTTGGGTACTAGTGGATTAGTGCTCGTTGCGGATACAGAAGCCTCGCTTGAGGAGGCTCGCCGTGCGAGTATTGTGGAGCGTTGCGTGGAAAAGGTTTACCGGGCGCTTGTTTTGCATTGTCCCCCACCGATCTCCCGCATAGATACGTCAGAGTGTTGGTACCTCAATCCATGTGGGATCATAATGTGCGACGTCCTTGCAAATGGCGCCGACTTTTCTCTTCAGATCGCTGCGTACAATTCCTCGAAGGGAGGCGCCTTGCCTGTAGGGGCGATGGATCGGCGGTCAGCCACAACAACATATCGTGTATTGCAGTACTTTCCGAGGAGTGGCGTCTATTACTTGGAAATTCATTTACACACGGGACGTCGTCACCAGATCCGGCAGCACTTTGCTCGGTTATGTCATCCATTGTTGGGTGACGGCCGTTACAGTCGGCGAGCGCAGGTAGTGGGGGAGGAATTCGGTTTGCAGCGGCCTGCACTCCATGCAGTCCGTGTTACACTTACCCCACAACATGGAACATCTGCCAAACCACGGGGTGGCGTCGTGGCTCCGCGTGTGGGTGATGCCGATTACGATGAATATTGCGGCaacggagggggaaagacCGTAGTGGAGTGCCCAGTTCCGGAGGACATGCGGCTGACTCTAAAAATGTTGCGGGAGCGTGAGGACCCGGTAGGGTTGGGTGCTTAATTACTGCTTCTCTACGCCGTCAGAAATTCAGCAGGGACGCTTGCCTATCCAGATACATGCGCACGTAATTATTTTAACATgccctcttctttgttttgtttttttctttgcataaGGGAATTAAATTTCAATTTAGGATTTCATTTATGAGACTCCCTTGATCCCTCAAGGAGTTTTTGCTTCCAAATTTATCTGTTATTCGAATAAGGAAGGCTAAATATAGTTGACATCCAGATTGTTCTCACACGGAGCCGCAGTGCATGGAGGACGTGAGGCCTGTAACTTCACCGTTGACGGAAGACACAGCTTATACGCGGTGCTTGCGCGGAGCGAAGGAGGccaaggaaaggggaaataccGCCATATCGGACAAAAACTTTAAAGAGGCTTCCTTTCAGTACAAGAAGGCACTGCTGTTTCTATCTGAATACATACCGGGAGACGGAGGTTTCTCGGAAGATGCGTTGATCGACATGTTGGCACGGCGAAGAGGCGTAGCAACACCTCGGGACCTCAGCCCTGGTCGCAAGAGTGAGTTAATGGATCTCTACGTAACAGTTATGAACAACTTGGCGGTTGCTGATATGAGGCTCTGTCGTTTTGACAAAGGCGTTgaacacacaacaaaagtcCTCAATGTTCCTGGAcaggagaaaaacagaaaagcgTTGTGGCGGCGTGCCGAATGCCATGTGCAAAGAGGCCATATTGAAGAGGCCGAGAAGGATGTGGATGTGCTTGCCGCTTGTGCGGAGGGAAATGGCCAGCAGTCGGAGGAAGTTGTCGAACAACTACGTAtgaagataaaagaaaagaagaagcagctggtgagggaagagcgtgCGATTTGTAAGAAAATGTTTGAACACGGGTCTTAGTGTAGCGCACAAACTCGTGTCTGCGTGCCCTTTACATTTCAAGAGTTTCTTGTATGCGTTTTTCATTGAATGTGGTCCAGGACACAATCTTCCACAGCTTTAATTCTAACACCTCATACACTATTGTATGCTATCCCTCGTTTTTACGTTTACTTATCCTTATTTCTCTACTTTCGAACACGAGGGAGGTGCTTGatgttctcttttcttcattggTCATTGTTTGGGAGAAGTAAACAGAAGCAAGGCTGTTCGTCTTCGGCGGTACTGTTCACATTTGGTTACATTCACGTTTGCTCGGAACATGCAGCGTAATTTAACGAAATTGAGCGCAGCAGCATTCTATGAGTTCGTTGACAATAATTTCCTCAACAACAAACGACCCCCCGTTCCCGGCGGGTCATGGACGGTTGAGGTGCTACGTAATAAAAGTCTCGCCGATTTGCAGCACATATGGTTCCTGCTTTTGAAGGAGCGAAACATGTTAAAGTCCATGAAGGAACACTATTTGCGGCACCAAGAAGAACTGGGTGCAATGCCTGCCCCCTCGAGGCTGAAAATGATCGATGAATCGATGCGCAACATTAAGCGTGTCGTGAAGGAGCGTGATGAGGAAGCAACGGCCCGAGCAGTGGAGATATTTAAGGAAAGGCTGAAACGTGGCATTTATCGTTATCCACCgggtcctcctcctccccctggGGCGCATGACAAAACAAGTGTGGTGAAGGTGGAACTGAGTTGCTATGTTGAGGAGGAGCGCCTGCGTGAACTTTTCGGTCGTTATGATGTTTTTGAACCACATAAAGGTATCGTGCGAGTCGAGCTGAAGCTTCCGGATGAGGTGTTGAAACAGAAGGAGGAAGCGGAGCAACTTTGGACGCAGTACATGGCGGAATGTAGTGATGTGAAGGCATACCATCAGTGGTCAACGGCAGCACCCAGCGCGTACGACTATACTGAAGTGGAACTGGCCCCGGGGATATTTGCCAACGATGCCATTTCAGATAAAGGTGCTAAACACAGTGGTGACACTGAAACTCATGAGGGGGTAATTGTCGCAGCACGCGTGCCCGTTCCACCCCCCAAGGAAAAACAGCCTCCACCAAAGAACCCACTCGAGCGGCTTAAAGCTGAACGGCGGTCATACCTCGCACGCACTACCATCCAACTTGGTTATTTCCCAAATGTGACGCTACCCCCGCCGCGGTATGAGACTGTTGAGGCTGTGCCGCGTCCGGTACACCCAGATGAGATCGAGGGACCGTGGGAGGCATACATAACCTACGACCGGGAGGATGGCTTATCGTACGCGCAGTCATTGGGCATAACTACTATCGGTGTAGCCACTGTGCTTGGCTTGACGGAGCACGTGCGCGAGCCTCAGCCGTACGCTGTGGTGGATCCCGTGTACTGCGAGGCGCTACGGCGTGAAAGGGCCCGTGAGGAGACACTCATGAAATGGCCACACGTCCCTGAATGGAAGTATGAGTATAGCACCTATACTCGGAAACATTTGGCTGATATTGTGCAGTACAACTACACGAATGTTGTTGACTATGTGGACCGTGAGGTTCTTCTCACTGGAAAGTCGGTCTGGGAATGCCCCATTCACATTGATCATACATGCGGTGGAAGCAAGACAGTGCCACCTCACGCCAAAAAACCGGTTCGGTACATGGATGCGGGCATTGCAAACGTGGGCGTTACTGACATTTAGAGGCGTTTGCTTACAGGCGGGGTGCGGGCAGAAACTTCTATTTGTGTTGGTGCTATTAGGAATTTCAATGGCTAGGGCGAAAGCTGTGTTTATCGagtgcaattttttttggggggggaggggcggCATCGCGCGCAGCCGGTTTACAGTGCACGATTGACTGGGTGTAAACAGCACTAAAGcttatttctctctctcatGGACTGTGAGCTTCTCTGtatctctttctttatttttttctccgtttGTTGAAGGGAGCTGGACGTGTTCCtcttctgtgtgtgtgtgtgtgtgtttcattTGATCGACTTTgtgtcttccttttattaatATTTTACGGCAGTTTACACCCGTCTGAGCAGAAAGGGGCTGTTTATAGGAGGTAAAAACCATTTTGGAGGAACATGGAGCAGCAGGTCTCTAACCGGGGAAGTAACTCTGACCCCCCAGCGTCTTCTCAGTGCGAGGAAGAGACCAAACAACATGAAGTCTCGGAAACGACTTTTTGCGGAAGTGAGTTTGCAGAAGGCAGTGGTGGAACTTTGTTACAGACGGTGGCACCCGATGCCCCCAGTGTGAGGAGTTGTGGCAGCCATCAAGTCCCGAGCTCAAGTAAAGGTGCTCCCTTCGCCTCACGGGCGCAGGCGCTGATGTCAGGCGCTGCCAGCGTCGTGGCGCCACTTTCAGTTCACTCTGGTAGTCAACACACATCCCGAAAGGGAAACACCCACAACTTAGCGCGACTCGCGGTGAAGCACAATTTATATGCCGTACAACTGGATGGTGACTCCGGCGGCATTGAAATGCAAGCCGCTAGCCAATATCTCCTCCGGGCGGTAACCACACGAGAGAAGTACAAATCAGTGGATAAGGGACAGAAGGAGGGAACAGGGCGCTTGGTGCCTCCggttgttttctcctttgaaACTGGTGTCGCCCAGTTCACGGACCAAAAGACCGAAGTTTTACCATGGGAGCAGTTCTACGACGACGTGATAGAGTTGTGTGCCACGATGCAGCATCCAGATTGCCGCCGGGCGTGTTCGCAGCGTCTACAAGTGCTGGAAGAGAAGTATAACCTGTACAAAttgtgcagcagcaacgttGAGAACCCtgaccaccaccgccacgaTGTTGGTGTATTTTCCGATTGTACAAAAGTTGATAATAGCGTGTATCTGAGTTGCATGGTGAATTCGGAGTTGCTGCGTGAATACATCCAGGACAAGGTGGAGTATTGTGGATCGGATGAGGTGCGGTATTCGGCGGATAAAACTGAGGTGCACACACTGAGTACAACATGCGATCAGCTCGGATTTACGGAGGTTGAGCAGCTAACTATCGAGGGTCTGGGGTTGTCACCACCAAATGAAAAGCAACGTTACCATTACGATCCGCTTGATCTTGAACTGAACCGCACTGGACGCAACTGCGCGGAGCTATTGCAACTCTTCCTCACACACAATACTTTGAATAAGGGGAAATACTTTGCAGAAATTGTGAAACCCACACTGTCCGAGAATGAGCAACGAATGCGAAACCCACAGGCAACTGAATGTATAGTTGAACTATGTGGTACTTCTGCCGAAGATTGGGAGCAGCTGGCCGCGTGGGCACAGGAGCATAATCTGCTACGAATGTGGCATAACCGCTGGTTCGTTGCCTTACCCCGGAGACGGATACGAAGCGATTCAACAAAGGATGCACTTGAGAACCACCAGCAACACTTGGAAAATATTTTCCTACCACTGTTTACAGCAACACTCGCTCCCGAAGACCCGAAGAACGCTTCTATTGTGGCGCTGCTCCAGAACCTTGGTGGGTTTGTGATTGTGTCCGATGAAGAGGAGCGCAACTCCACTTTCGAGCGCAAGCTGAGGCGACCCGTTGAGGTGCCATGGAGTGAGAATGTTTGCGATCTCTACTTCGCTTACCATGTATGGGCAAATCTTTGTTCCCTCAACGCTTTGCGCCGTCGCAAGGGCCTCAATACTTTGCAGCTACGTGCCTTCGCCGGGAATCGTGACGGTCAAATAGATGTATTGGTTTATTCTTACCTACTGTGCGACAGCCTTGTTAACGGTGTTCTCCTAGAGCATAATCCTGTGCTGCAGTATCTTTATGGTGCCGGAAAGATCGGACTGGTCATGATGCCACTGTGTAACAATGGGATGGGGCTCCCGTATATGCAGAACCCctttcctgttttctttCGCCGCGGGTTGCTCGTGACACTGACGACCAACCAAcctttgttgtttcaccATTCTAAAGAACCTCTCATCGAGGAATACGGCACTGCGAGCAAACTGTTTCAGCTATCTGGCACTGATGCATGTGAGATAGCGTTAAACTCCGTGATTGTGTCGTCATTTCCCGCCGATGTTAAGGCACTGTGGTTGGGGGATTCATTCCTTCAGGAAGGCATTCAGGGGAACATGCTAGAGTTTAGCAAAGTTCCGACGTGCCGTCTTGTGTTGCGACAGGAACTGTGGCAAACGGAATTGAACATTATTCATCAGGCCGCGGTGCGAAATACGAGGGGAAAGCGAGGGGCGTTTCCTCTCCCGACACTGCTGTccacccctccccctctcATGGCTTCTGGGAGCCATGCTGGGGATTCGACCGAAGTTGAGCCAAGCGGCGTAACTTTACAACAAGCCGTTACAATGATGCAGTCAAGTCAAATGCCGTTCCTCGCTCGCGATCCACATACGGACTTTCCTCGCGTTGTCTTCTTAGGCCCCCTCGAACGTGATCCTTCTGATACGCTGGTTGTGACTCTGTTGCATCGTGCGTTACAGCTGCGCTCGCAGTATGTTCGGCAGCACAACATACGTGATGTAGATGGGAGAGTGCTGCGGTCGGACGATATTGAACATGCATTCCGCCGTGATGATACATTTGATGAGGACGAGTGGATGTTCAAAACCGTCGAAGGTGTTGTTGTGCCACACGAGGTTCATCAGATTCCCCGTCTCCCAAAAGATATGTTTCACTTTGACGACTTTCGTCAACATGTGCAGGAACTGCGCGCCATGCTAGAGAATGCGCACGTACGCAACTTCGCGACGCGGCGATTGAATTTGCTTGAGCGCAAGTTTATGTTACACCTTGCGGTTAACCGCAGTCTTGAAGCGGGGACAACGGCCAGCAAGGCTTCTCAGAATCGTGACTTCTATCAAGCAACAAAAGTGGACAATAATGTTCGTATGGAGTCCGGTATGACTGCTCGGCAGCTGCTGAACTTCATCGTTTCCAAGgctaataataatggtgatgACATTGTGGCCCaccaagagggaaaagaaccGCAAACGTTGCGGCAACTGCTACAGGAGTTAAATATTTCTCCGAGCACACTAACTGTAGATGACCTCAATGTGCAAGTCGACACAACACTTGGTGTTGGGAGCGCACAATATACACCTGGCGGCCGTGATGTCTTGTGTACACTACTGCTGAACACAGACAACCAAATGAAGGGACGCTACTTCGCTGAGTTGACAAAGCTAACCTTTGAGAACTTCGAGCATGACCGTTTCACCTTCACCGAAAACAGGCTACCGATTTATGGCGCGAGCCCCAATGAATGGGGGTTGCTCTCTGATTGGTTCGACACACATGGTATGGCATCAGTACACAACCGATGGATGGTGCAGATCCCGCGCATTTACGGTTATCTGCGCGAGTGTGGAAAGGTCCAAAGTTTTACTGAGTACATCGAAAACATATTCAAACCACTATGGACTGTTTCACTCCATCCAAGCAAAGATCCCCGCTTGTTCCACTTCCTTAACCACATCTCTGGCTTCGATTGCGTTGAAGACGAACGAAGACACGACATACCGCTCAACAATGCAACGAAACCGCCTCATGAGTGGACGACCGAGGAAGAGCCTCCATACAACTACTACATGTATCATGTGTGGGCAAATATTTACTCACTGAACGAGTTTCGTCGACGCCGGAAGTTCTCGACGTTTACATTTCGACCAAGCTGTGGAGAAACAGGCCCTGTGGAACACCTCATCGGTGGGTTTTTACTTGCCAACGCTATTAATTATGGCGTTACTCTCGCTGATGATACCCCACTGCAGTATCTTTTTTACCTCGCCCGCATTGGGGTAACGGTAAGCCCGCTGAGCAACAACACGAAGGTGCTCGGGTACCTGGACAACCCGTTTCCGACGTTCTTTCGTCGCGGTCTTAATGTTTCCCTCGGCACGGACAGCCCACTTATGTTTCATCACACCCAGGAGCCACTACTAGAGGAGTACTCCATTGCCTCAAAGGTGTGGAAGCTTTCGCCCAATGATATGTGTGAGATTGCCCGCAACAGTGTGCTTCTTTCAGGTTTTGATGCTGCCTTTAAACGTGAGCGACTAGGGgatctgttttttctttcaagtAGCAGAAGCAACGACgcgtcacacacacacctatcCGACATCCGTGTCGCGTACCGTTTCGAGACCTACCACGCAGAGATTGCTTTTCTGGAGATGATCTCCACCCTTAATTTCCCAAAGGCACTTCTTACTCTGAGTGAAGAGAGGGCACTGGAAGCTGATTTTCTTGAGgcggtaaagaaaaaggaaaagcagctTGGGTGTATCATAGAAGTTAAGACTGAGGAGGAGGACATTAAAAGGTTAGAGCAAAGTCGTGCCGCTCTACTGCGACAGGTTCGAGAGGCTGAAGATACTGTTGAGGAGTTACGCCGGCAGAACAAACAGCTAACGGAGAAGCTTGCTGAAGAGCGGGCGAGGGACCAACACGCACAGCAGATGCGTCGCAAGGGACTTAAGGAGCGTGTTGTGGGTATTTCAGATCCGGAGGGGAGACGGCAGACATCGTCGTCAAACGCCGATATGTCGAGTGATCACCAGCCCTCCCTCGAAATTTCTGTTTTGGAACAAGTGGCGAAGGAAGAAACCAACGGTGAAGATGCCACAGCTGCTGGACAAAGTCAGCATCTAGGGGGTGCGAAAGTGGGGCTGACCGCTTTGTCGCCCACTGCTTTGGAGGACACCTCACCGAGGAGTGCTGGCTTCATCTCTAGTGGGAATGTAGCTGATTTAGACGACAATTTG
This window encodes:
- a CDS encoding hypothetical protein, conserved (contains mitochrondrial ribosomal protein RPS47 domain) → MQRNLTKLSAAAFYEFVDNNFLNNKRPPVPGGSWTVEVLRNKSLADLQHIWFLLLKERNMLKSMKEHYLRHQEELGAMPAPSRLKMIDESMRNIKRVVKERDEEATARAVEIFKERLKRGIYRYPPGPPPPPGAHDKTSVVKVELSCYVEEERLRELFGRYDVFEPHKGIVRVELKLPDEVLKQKEEAEQLWTQYMAECSDVKAYHQWSTAAPSAYDYTEVELAPGIFANDAISDKGAKHSGDTETHEGVIVAARVPVPPPKEKQPPPKNPLERLKAERRSYLARTTIQLGYFPNVTLPPPRYETVEAVPRPVHPDEIEGPWEAYITYDREDGLSYAQSLGITTIGVATVLGLTEHVREPQPYAVVDPVYCEALRRERAREETLMKWPHVPEWKYEYSTYTRKHLADIVQYNYTNVVDYVDREVLLTGKSVWECPIHIDHTCGGSKTVPPHAKKPVRYMDAGIANVGVTDI
- a CDS encoding adenosine monophosphate deaminase, putative (similar to AMP deaminase 2 (EC 3.5.4.6) (AMP deaminase isoform L) (Swiss-Prot:Q01433) (Homo sapiens)), whose product is MEQQVSNRGSNSDPPASSQCEEETKQHEVSETTFCGSEFAEGSGGTLLQTVAPDAPSVRSCGSHQVPSSSKGAPFASRAQALMSGAASVVAPLSVHSGSQHTSRKGNTHNLARLAVKHNLYAVQLDGDSGGIEMQAASQYLLRAVTTREKYKSVDKGQKEGTGRLVPPVVFSFETGVAQFTDQKTEVLPWEQFYDDVIELCATMQHPDCRRACSQRLQVLEEKYNLYKLCSSNVENPDHHRHDVGVFSDCTKVDNSVYLSCMVNSELLREYIQDKVEYCGSDEVRYSADKTEVHTLSTTCDQLGFTEVEQLTIEGLGLSPPNEKQRYHYDPLDLELNRTGRNCAELLQLFLTHNTLNKGKYFAEIVKPTLSENEQRMRNPQATECIVELCGTSAEDWEQLAAWAQEHNLLRMWHNRWFVALPRRRIRSDSTKDALENHQQHLENIFLPLFTATLAPEDPKNASIVALLQNLGGFVIVSDEEERNSTFERKLRRPVEVPWSENVCDLYFAYHVWANLCSLNALRRRKGLNTLQLRAFAGNRDGQIDVLVYSYLLCDSLVNGVLLEHNPVLQYLYGAGKIGLVMMPLCNNGMGLPYMQNPFPVFFRRGLLVTLTTNQPLLFHHSKEPLIEEYGTASKLFQLSGTDACEIALNSVIVSSFPADVKALWLGDSFLQEGIQGNMLEFSKVPTCRLVLRQELWQTELNIIHQAAVRNTRGKRGAFPLPTLLSTPPPLMASGSHAGDSTEVEPSGVTLQQAVTMMQSSQMPFLARDPHTDFPRVVFLGPLERDPSDTLVVTLLHRALQLRSQYVRQHNIRDVDGRVLRSDDIEHAFRRDDTFDEDEWMFKTVEGVVVPHEVHQIPRLPKDMFHFDDFRQHVQELRAMLENAHVRNFATRRLNLLERKFMLHLAVNRSLEAGTTASKASQNRDFYQATKVDNNVRMESGMTARQLLNFIVSKANNNGDDIVAHQEGKEPQTLRQLLQELNISPSTLTVDDLNVQVDTTLGVGSAQYTPGGRDVLCTLLLNTDNQMKGRYFAELTKLTFENFEHDRFTFTENRLPIYGASPNEWGLLSDWFDTHGMASVHNRWMVQIPRIYGYLRECGKVQSFTEYIENIFKPLWTVSLHPSKDPRLFHFLNHISGFDCVEDERRHDIPLNNATKPPHEWTTEEEPPYNYYMYHVWANIYSLNEFRRRRKFSTFTFRPSCGETGPVEHLIGGFLLANAINYGVTLADDTPLQYLFYLARIGVTVSPLSNNTKVLGYLDNPFPTFFRRGLNVSLGTDSPLMFHHTQEPLLEEYSIASKVWKLSPNDMCEIARNSVLLSGFDAAFKRERLGDLFFLSSSRSNDASHTHLSDIRVAYRFETYHAEIAFLEMISTLNFPKALLTLSEERALEADFLEAVKKKEKQLGCIIEVKTEEEDIKRLEQSRAALLRQVREAEDTVEELRRQNKQLTEKLAEERARDQHAQQMRRKGLKERVVGISDPEGRRQTSSSNADMSSDHQPSLEISVLEQVAKEETNGEDATAAGQSQHLGGAKVGLTALSPTALEDTSPRSAGFISSGNVADLDDNLDTAATTSALVGMLESMWKEKPAGASHSGGHTVTGGDASSTFPPINVDAVTLSERKPSGASGSTTKRGPPPPRRTSANSAFVFPKPSGEGGSHRASLQGFANVQQAAREQEAKETGSSHRSSERGV